From the Theobroma cacao cultivar B97-61/B2 chromosome 2, Criollo_cocoa_genome_V2, whole genome shotgun sequence genome, one window contains:
- the LOC18606981 gene encoding ycf3-interacting protein 1, chloroplastic, with amino-acid sequence MGTLQASQVPFASTSSSSSPPAPRTLSTCKPFAVNLNLNQVCSLMSLPRRRRNGVGTVVVVGVGKEDTQQVRVDEDDVASSSATTQQEEEEDLQCVRQIQRALELLRTNRDMLFSEVKLTVMIEDPREVERRRLLGIEDPDAPTRDDLVDALEQINEGKIPTNRVALRMLAEEMINWPNLEEEAPKKKRGKSLYAKATDTGIDPKEAAKRLNIDWDSAAEIEDADVDDETEVLPAVGFGALYLVTAFPLIIGISVVLILFYNSLQ; translated from the exons ATGGGGACCTTGCAAGCATCCCAAGTGCCATTTGCATCgacttcttcatcttcatctccACCTGCACCTAGAACCTTATCCACATGCAAACCATTCGCTGTGAATCTCAACTTGAACCAAGTTTGCAGTTTGATGAGTCTCCCAAGGAGGAGGAGGAATGGAGTTGGAACTGTGGTTGTTGTCGGGGTCGGTAAAGAAGACACGCAACAAGTGCGCGTtgatgaagatgatgttgCTTCATCATCTGCAACTACCCAACAGGAAGAAGAGGAGGACCTTCAATGCGTTCGCCAAATCCAAAGA GCTTTGGAACTTCTCAGGACAAACAGGGACATGTTATTCAGCGAG GTTAAACTGACTGTAATGATAGAGGACCCTAGAGAAGTTGAGAGAAGGAGATTGCTCGGCATTGAAGATCCTGATGCCCCTACCAGGGATGATCTTGTTGACGCCCTGGAACAA ATCAATGAAGGGAAGATCCCCACAAATCGTGTCGCTCTCAGGATGCTAGCTGAGGAAATGATCAACTGGCCTAATTTAGAG gaagaaGCACCAAAGAAAAAACGTGGCAAATCCCTATATGCAAAGGCCACAGACACTGGCATTGATCCTAAAGAGGCTGCCAAGAGACTGAATATTGATTGGGATTCTGCTGCTGAAATCGAAGATGCTGATGTTGATGATGAAACAGAAGTGCTGCCTGCAGTG GGTTTTGGGGCACTGTACTTGGTCACAGCTTTTCCACTTATCATTGGTATATCTGTAgtgttaatattattttataattctcTCCAGTAG